One Chloroflexota bacterium DNA window includes the following coding sequences:
- a CDS encoding winged helix-turn-helix domain-containing protein, with the protein MQKFRFLTNHALVLSHIARQPRITARELSDIIGISERATHNIINDLLEEEYITKKREGRGNRYMFNPDCPISFAGWEDTAAGFLLESIGWRKRGRPRKVSQ; encoded by the coding sequence ATGCAAAAGTTCAGATTTTTAACCAACCACGCTTTAGTGCTGAGCCATATCGCGCGCCAGCCTCGCATCACGGCAAGAGAACTCTCTGACATTATCGGAATCTCGGAAAGAGCCACTCATAATATCATAAATGACCTCCTCGAGGAAGAATATATAACCAAAAAACGTGAGGGAAGAGGAAACCGCTACATGTTTAATCCGGACTGCCCTATAAGCTTTGCTGGCTGGGAAGATACGGCCGCCGGTTTTCTACTGGAATCAATTGGCTGGCGGAAACGGGGACGACCGCGCAAGGTCAGTCAATAG